The genomic interval TGCTGCCAGAAACGGTTATGAAAACTGCCATAGCGGGCTTCCAACCCGTCCGCTCCAATCAGATTGAATACGCGCGCCGGCAATGAGTTGTGCTCGAGGCGATCCGTTGGAATGGTCAGGAAAAGCTGGCCGTTCGGAGCGAGCAGGCGATGCGCTTCTCTCAGCACCGGCATCAGATCGGGGATGTGCTCGATCACGCTGTTCGACAGGACGGTATTGAAGGCCTGATCGGGCTTCGGAATTCTATCTCCCGGGCACACCAGCAGCTCATGATAGGCATCCAGCTTTTCCGCGCGCGCGACTTCTGCAGGATCGAGGTCGATGCCGGTATCGAGCTTTTCATCGAACAGGATGGCCGCAAAGATTCCGTCGCCGCATCCGATATCCAGGATGGGCCTGACGAATTCTTGTTCCTTCAGGATGTCGCACTCCACCGCGCGCTCGACGGCGAGTGCGCCGGGAGCAAGATCGAGATAGCGGCGAAGAAAATTGTTTCTGAAAATCACGGCTCAACCCGCGTTGTGGACGTGGTGACGAAATCGATCGCAGATGTATCCGATCTGCTGCTCGGTCAGGCCAAAAAAGGTCGGCAGCGAGATGACGCCGGCACTTGCAGCCAGCACCCGGGGTAGGTCGGGTGCGTCGTAGGGAGGCATCAAGCTCAGGGCGTAAAAGCCTGGGCGCGTTTCGATACCATCCTCCAGCATCGCGGCCATGATCCTGTCGCGTCTGGATCGTTGTCGCGACAAATCATCGTCCTCGATCAATGCCGCGATGACCCAGAGAACCGGATCAACG from Nitrobacter sp. NHB1 carries:
- a CDS encoding class I SAM-dependent methyltransferase, with protein sequence MIFRNNFLRRYLDLAPGALAVERAVECDILKEQEFVRPILDIGCGDGIFAAILFDEKLDTGIDLDPAEVARAEKLDAYHELLVCPGDRIPKPDQAFNTVLSNSVIEHIPDLMPVLREAHRLLAPNGQLFLTIPTDRLEHNSLPARVFNLIGADGLEARYGSFHNRFWQHYNVHSRTEWRELFATAGFQVDDERLYASPNFSSFYDLLMPFALPSIAAKRLFGRWFLLPGLRRYYAGLVYGLIVGIYRRFKREAGSSLVFYALRKV